AGAAAGTAATGTAGCAACTGGATTAGTTGGTTGAAGAAATCCCGTCTTGAAAGTACTCAGGGCGGGATTTTGTTTTTTGTTCCGAAATGAAGATTTTCTCTCGCACATGATTGGTGAGTAGTGAATAGTTAGTAGTAATTAGTGATGTTGGTCTGAAACACAAAACACAAAACTCAAACCCGAACATGAAATCTGAGATCAAACAAACCAAAGACAAGAAACGAAAAACAAAAAACAATCAACCTGACGGCAAGAACATTGTCATACGCGGCGCGCGCGTCCATAACCTCAAAAACATCTCGCTTGAACTTCCGAGAAACAAACTGATTGTCTTTACAGGAGTGAGTGGCTCGGGGAAGTCATCGCTCGCGTTTGATACGATCTATGCTGAAGGGCAACGCCGCTTTGTTGAAAGTCTCTCCTCATATGCGCGGCAGTTCCTTGAACGGATGGAGAAACCGGAAGTGGATTTCATTCAGGGAATCAGTCCGGCGATTGCGATTGAACAAAAGACTTCGACGCGCAATCCACGTTCAACCGTTGGCACAAGCACGGAGGTGTATGATTATCTTCGTTTGCTGTACGGAAGAATCGGGAAAGTATTCTGCTCGAACTGCGGGAAGGTTGTTCAGCGCGATTCCGTGCGAACTGTTGTTGAACGATTGAATGAAACGTACGCAGGGAAGCCATCAACAAAAATTTATGTGATGTTTCCTGTGGCTGAACATCCCAAAACGAAAATGACGGATGAACTTGCCCGCTTAAAGCAACAAGGATTTGTCAGAATACTTTTCAAGAATGAACTGATTGACGTCTCGGAAACGGATTTCACAGAAACGACATCGAAGGAAAAAGTTACTGTCGTTGTTGACCGGCTCACCTTCAAACCCGGAACGAACGACTCGCGTTTTGCCGATTCCGTGGAAACGGCTTTTCGGGCGGGAGAAGGTTCACTGATAATTCATGATGTCGGGACGGGAAACAATATTCCGTTCAATCAGCAATTCGCGTGTGCCGACTGCGGAGTTAAATACGAAGAGCCCGATCCGCGATTGTTTTCGTTCAACAATCCGTTTGGTGCGTGTCCCAAGTGCGAAGGGTTTGGTCGTTCCATCAGTCTTGATTTGGATTTAGTCATTCCCAACAAAAACCTCTCGCTTGAAGAAGGAGCCATCCATCCATGGACGATGCCCAAGTGGAAAGAGAACCTCAACGACTTGCTGAAGATTGCAGGCGATGTCGGTGTTCGAACTGATGTTCCCTTCAGGGAGTTATCAAAAAAAGAATTGGATGTTGTGTTTAACGGTTGTAAAGGATTCGATGGAATTTTTCGCTTCTTCAAATTCATCGAGTCGAAATTATACAAAGTGCATTACCGTGTGTTTCTCAGTCGCTTCCGTCGTTACACGACATGCGATACGTGCGGTGGTTCGCGGCTTCGCCCTGCCGCGCTGAATGTATTTGTTGGTGAGAAATCCATCGGTGAGATTGTTCGTTTGCCGATTGAAGAAGCACGAAAGTTCTTCGAGCAGATTCAACTTTCGGAATATGAAACGGAAGTAGCAAAACGAATTTTGGATGAACTGAAACGACGGCTTACCTATCTCGATGAAATCGGAATCGGATATTTGACACTCGACCGGCTTTCCAACACGCTTTCCGGAGGCGAGTCTCAGCGAATCAATTTATCCACTGCGCTTGGTTCTTCGCTTGTCGGTTCGCTCTATGTTCTTGATGAGCCGAGCATCGGACTGCATCCGCGCGATACGCAACGACTTGTCAATATTATGAAATCGCTGAGAGATGTCGGTAACACGGTGCTGGTCGTTGAGCATGATTCGGATATCATGAACA
This sequence is a window from Ignavibacteriota bacterium. Protein-coding genes within it:
- the uvrA gene encoding excinuclease ABC subunit UvrA, producing the protein MKSEIKQTKDKKRKTKNNQPDGKNIVIRGARVHNLKNISLELPRNKLIVFTGVSGSGKSSLAFDTIYAEGQRRFVESLSSYARQFLERMEKPEVDFIQGISPAIAIEQKTSTRNPRSTVGTSTEVYDYLRLLYGRIGKVFCSNCGKVVQRDSVRTVVERLNETYAGKPSTKIYVMFPVAEHPKTKMTDELARLKQQGFVRILFKNELIDVSETDFTETTSKEKVTVVVDRLTFKPGTNDSRFADSVETAFRAGEGSLIIHDVGTGNNIPFNQQFACADCGVKYEEPDPRLFSFNNPFGACPKCEGFGRSISLDLDLVIPNKNLSLEEGAIHPWTMPKWKENLNDLLKIAGDVGVRTDVPFRELSKKELDVVFNGCKGFDGIFRFFKFIESKLYKVHYRVFLSRFRRYTTCDTCGGSRLRPAALNVFVGEKSIGEIVRLPIEEARKFFEQIQLSEYETEVAKRILDELKRRLTYLDEIGIGYLTLDRLSNTLSGGESQRINLSTALGSSLVGSLYVLDEPSIGLHPRDTQRLVNIMKSLRDVGNTVLVVEHDSDIMNSADYIVDMGPAAGELGGEIVFEGSPDKLSSSKTLTAKYLRGELNISVPTERRTKKAESIKVRNAMAHNLKSIDIEIPLKKFVCVTGVSGSGKSTLVHEIVFPSIKAMKESGSELAGVKGTVEGAHHVDAVELVDQSPIGKTPRSNPATYIGAYDVIREVFANTQASKIRGFKPGSFSFNVPGGRCDTCEGSGIQTIEMQFLADLELTCESCNGKRFKKEILAVHYHDKNIDDVLNMTVSDAILFFRQQQTGRKIVQRLQVLEDVGMGYIRLGQSATTLSGGEAQRVKLAAHLAEQQQGKHTLYIFDEPTTGLHFDDIVKLLRCFNALLEKGNSLLIIEHNMEVIKCADWILDLGPEAGDRGGEVVVAGTPETVAKCEKSFTGVFLRKYL